From Thermoleophilum album:
ACACGGCTCGAGGTGCGCAGCTCCGAGCTCGACGCGCTAACGGGTTTGCCGACCCACTCGAGTTTCCAACAGCGGCTGGTCGAGCTTGAGACCCAGAGCGCCCGCCGACACTTCAGCCTGCTGATGTGCGACGTGATCGGCCTTGGAGCGATCAACGCCGAGCTCGGCTACCAGGAGGGCGACCGCCACCTGCGCGCGATCGGCGCCGCCTTGCGCCGCGCCTGCGGCATCGACGCCGAGCCGTACCGCATCGGCGGTGACCAGTTCGCGGTTCTTGTGCCCGATGCCGGGGTGTGGCAGGGGCTCGTGGTGGCCGAGCGTGTGCTTGCGGCCGCCGAGGACAGCACCGGTTCCCGCAGCGGCGTGTTGTCGGTCGGGGTCGCCGAGCGGCTGACAGGCGTAGGGCGCGACGAGCTCATAAGACGGGCGCGGGCGGCGCTCGACGCGGCTCGGCGCGCGCGCCGGCGGATCGTCGCCTGGGCGCCAGGTGTCGAGCACTACGGCACCGACGAGGCGGTCGCTGCGGGTGCTGGCGGCAGCATGACAACGGCGCTCTCGACAGCGCTGGCGCGCGCCGTCGACGCCAAGGACTCCTACACGCGCTCGCACTGCGAAACCGTGGCGTCGTTGTGTGTGCTCGTCGCCACCGAGCTCGGTTTCGACGCGGAGCGGATAGCCAAGCTGCGGATCGCGGGTCTCTTGCACGACGTCGGCAAGATCGGGATTCCCGACGCGATCCTGCACAAACCGGGCCCGCTCACCGACGAGGAGTACGAGGTGATGAAGCAGCACCCGGTGATCGGGCGGATGATCGTGTCGGGCGCTGGTCTCGAAGAAGAGGCGCTGTGGATCTACCACCACCACGAGCGCATCGACGGCCGCGGTTACCCTGCCGGGCTGGCCGGCGACGAGATCCCCATCGAGTCGCGCATCATCCTTGTCGCCGACGCCTTCGAGGCGATGACCTCCGACCGTCCCTACCGGCGGGGACGCCCGGCGGTGTTGGCGCTCGAGGAACTGCGCCGCCACGCCGGTACGCAGTTCGACAGCTCCTGCGTGGAGGCGCTGGCGACGATCGTCGAACGCGGGTCGTTGCCTGCGGCCGCCTAGGCCGGCGCTGCGCATCCACCGGGCGTGCCGCGGCTCTCCGCTTGCCGCGCCTAGCGCGGCAGGACAAGTGCGCTGCCCGCGTCGCGCGCGATCTCGAAAAGCGGATCGGGCCACGCGAATGCGGCGACCACCGCGGCGGCAAGCGCCACCGCCAGGATCGCCGCCAGTCGCCGGCCCGCGCTGTCCGCCTCCGGCGAGCCACCCGCAGCGGGGGCGACAGCAGCCGGCGAGCCGGCAGTGCCGACGGTCGGTTTCGTCGCTTCGCGCAGCATCCAGATCGCTGCGACCACGCGCAGGTAATAGCCGAGCGAGATCATCGAGCCGACGACGATCACGATGCCGAGCCACGTCACCCCGCCCTCGACGGCAGCGTCGATCAGCGTGAACTTGCCGAGGAACCCGACGGTTCCCGGGAACCCGGCGAGCGCCAGCATCGACAGCGTCATCGCCCAGGCGACGGCGGGGCGCTCGCGACCGAGACCGCGCAACGTTTCGATGTCGTCGCCGAGACCGCCGCGCTCCTCGCGGTAGGCGACGACCGCGAACGCTGCGAGGTTCATCAGCGCATAAGCGGCGAGATAGAAGACGAGCGCCTCGACGCCGCTGCGGCCACCGGCAGCGACCGCCACCAGCATGTAACCGGCTTGGCCGACGCCAGACCAGGCCAACATCCGCTTGAGAGAGCGCTGGCCGAGCGCGCCGACGTTGCCGATGACCGTCGTCACCACGGCGAGCGTCGCGAGCGCCGGCACCCAGACGTCGTCGAGGCTCGGTAACGCCGTGCCCAGCAGCCGCACGAGCGCTACCAGCGCCGCCGCCTTCGTGGCCACAGCCATGAACGCTGTGACCGCCGTCGGCGCACCCTGGTAGACGTCGGGCGTCCACTGGTGGAACGGAGCCACCGACGCCTTGAAGGCGAGGCCGACCAGCGCCAGCCCAAGACCGGTGAGCAGCAGCGCGTCGCTCGTCGTGACACGGCTGCCGATCGCACCGGCGATCGCGTCGAAGGTGGTCGCCCCCGTCGCCCCGTAGATCAGCGCGAGCCCAAAGAGCAGCGTCGCCGAACCGACCGACCCGACAATCAGGTACTTGAGCCCCGCCTCGAGCGAGGAGCGGCGCCGCAGGTCGCTCGCACAGAGCACGTAGAGCGGGATCGACAGCAGCTCGACACCCACGAACAGCGTCACCAGCGACGTGGCGCCGGCGAGCATGATCATCCCCGCCACCGACACCAAAAGCAGCGCCGACCACTCGGCCGGGCCCGCCGAGCGCCACGCCCGCCCCGACGCCACGCGTCCGCCCGCCACCGCTAGCGCGACCGCGACGAGGGCCGCTACCGCAGCCACGAGTGCCACCGCCAGCGTCGGCGCGTCGACGACGAGCGTGCCGGCGAGCGTCGCGCTGGCACGACCGGGCTGCCAGCCGGCGACCGTCGCGACGATCACGGCTAGCGCGCCGGCGGCGGTCGCCGTCGGCACGACGACCCGGCGCACGAACTTGCCTGCCAGAAGACCGACGACGAGAACCGCGAGCGCTCCGCCGCTAGCGGCGAAGAGCGGCGCGAGCGCTCCGTAGTCGACGTCGGGAGCCTGGAAGCGCCCGTCGACCGCTGCCGCCGAAGCCGAGGCCGGCAGCGCGAGCGACGCTACTAGCGCGAACGCACCGGCGGTCGAAGAGCGAAGTGTGCTGACTCGCAGCGTGTTCACCGTCGTGCGACCTCCGCCGATGGATCGGTGTGGTCCGCGACGATCGCTACTGGTCGGGCGCTCGACCGCTCGGCGCGCCCGAGCAGCGCCTGCGGGTAGACGCCGAGAGCCACGATCACCGCGACCAGCGGCGCGACCGCGGCGAGCTCGAGCCGGGCGAGCTCGCGCGGGGCGGCAGCGCTACCGGGCGGGTTGTGCATCGTGCGCTGGAAGAGCCGCAGCGTGTAGGCGGCGGCGAGCGCCACACCGAGCGACGCCACGAAGCCCGCCACGGCGACGTTGTCGAGAGCGCCGAAAAGCACGAAGAGCTCGCCGACGAAGTTCGGCGTGCCCGGCATCGCCAGGTTCGCTAGCGCGACGACCAAGAACACCGTCGCCAGCACCGGAGCGCGCAACGCCATGCCACCGAGCTCACGCAGCGACTCCGACCCGCCGGCGCGCGCCGACAGCGCGGCGAGCAGCAGGAACAGCGGAACCGAGACGAGCCCGTGGTTGACCATCTGGAACACCGCTCCTTGGGCGCCCTTGGGGTCGAGGCTGAAGATGCCGAGGGTGATGAAGCCGAGCTGGGCGATCGACGAATACACCGCGACGAGGCGGATGTTGTCTTGCACGAGCGCAAGCAGCGATCCGTACAGGATCGACACCACGGCGATCACCACCACAACCGTTTGGAAGGCGTCGACGCCGTCGGGAAGAAGCGGCAGCGCCAAGCGCAGAAAGCCGTACACGCCGACCTTCGACAGCACCGCCGAAAGCAGCGCTGCGACCGGCCACGGCGCTGCCCGGTAGGCCGCCGGTGCCCACGCGTGCAGCGGGAAGGCGGGAGCCTTGATCAGGAAGGCGAGGGCGAAGAGGGCGAAGATCCACTTCTGGTCGCTCGCGGGCAGCGGGCGCTGGGCGAGATCGGCGAGCGAGAACGACACGGTGGCGCCGTCGGGGGTGGCGAGCACGCCGAGCGCGATCGCCGCTGCCAGCATCAGCAGCGAGCCGACGAGCGTGTAGATGACGAAGAGCGTGGTGGCACGGACGCGGTCGCCGCTTCCCCAGGTGCCGATCAACAGGTAGAACGGCACCAGCATCAGGTCGAAGAAGACGACGAAGAGCGCCAGATCCTGGGCGGCGAAGGCACCGAGCACTGCGCTCTCGCCGAGACCGAGCAGGAACAGGAACTGGCGCTCGCGCTCGTGCGGATGGAGGGCCGCCCACGCCGTCGCGGGCACCCAGACGACGGCGGTCATCGTGAACAGCGCCAGCGCGAGCCCGTCGAGACCGATCCGGAAGTGGATCCCGAGCTCGGGTATCCAACGAGCGTCGGTGACGTAGCGCAGCTCGCCCGAGCCGAGCGGGTAGTCGAAGAAGTAGAGAAGCGCCAGCACCGCCGTCGCGAGCGCACTGGCTAGCGCCACCAGCCGGCCGGTCTTTCCGCCGATCGACGCCGCTACCAGGCCGCCGGCGGCGGGGAGCGCGATCGCTATCCAGAGCGGGATACCCACCGGCCCGGAAACCTACGCCGCCCTTGCCAGGAACCACACCAGCGCGATCGCCACGCCGGCGACCACCCCGAACGCGTACGCGCGCACGAACCCGGTTTGCATCGCCCGCGCCAGCGCCGAGCCGGCGCGAACCAAGCTCACCGGCCCGCCGACGAGCGTCTCCTCGGCCACCGGACGCTCGACGCCGCGGCGCAGGGCGCGCGCGAAAGCGGTCGCGCCGCGCACGAAGAGGAGGTCGTAGGCGCGGTCGAAGTACCAGCCCTCGCTGAGAGTGCGGTGCAGCCCGCCGAAGCGGCTGCGCAAGGCGGCGGGCAGCTCGGGGCGGGCAAGCCACAGCCAGCGTGCTGTCCACACGCCGACGAGCGCCACTACCGCTCCGGCGAGCAGCCCCGCCCACTCGGCACCGACGCTCGGTCGCGCCGCCGCTAGCGGCGAGTCGTGGAAGGTCGGCTCGAGGAACGTGTCGACCACGTGCGTGAGGCCAGGCACCTGCAACACACCGGCGGCCAGCGACAAAACGAGCAGCGGCGCCATCGCCGCTTTCATCGCCGGCGATCGCTCGGCGATGTGGTGTTCGGGACCGGGGAAGCCGACATCGGTGTCTTCGCGTTCGCCGGTCAGCGGGTTGGCGGGCTCGTGGTGCACGATCTCGCCGCGCTCGAGGGCGCGCGCCTCCGGCACCGGCTCGCCGTGGAAAACGCGGAAGACGGCGCGGAACGCGTAGATCGCGGTGAGGAGCGCCGCGCCGTAGCCGACGATCGCCAGCACCGCATAGCCGCCGCCCCGCTCGAGCGCGAACGAGAGGATCGCGTCTTTCGAGAAGAAGCCGCTCGTGAGCGGGATTCCGGCGAGCGCGACAGCGCCGGCGAGGAAGCAGGCGTAGGTGAACGGCAGCGCGCGGCGCAGACCGCCCATCCGATCGATGTCCTGAAGGCCGGACATCGCCGCTATCACCGAACCGGCGGCCATAAACAGCAATGCCTTGAAGAACGCGTGGGTGACGAGGTGGAAGAGGCCGGCGCCGTAAGCGGCGACGGAGACGCCGAGCGTCATGTAGCCGATCTGCGACATCGTCGAGTAGGCGACGATGCGCTTGAGGTCGGTCGCGACGAGCGCGATCGAGGCGGCCACGAGCAGCGTCAGCGTCCCCACCACGGCCGCCACGTCGGCGGCTGTCGGTGCGAGCTCGAAAAGCGGGTGAGCGCGGGCGATCAGGTAGACCCCCGCGGTGACCATCGTCGCGGCGTGGATAAGCGCCGACACCGGGGTCGGGCCCTCCATCGCTTTCGGCAACCAAGTGTGCAGAGGTAGCTGTGCCGATTTCGCGAACGCGCCCACCAGCAGCAGCAAGCACGCCGCCACGAGCGTGCCGTCGTTGCGCGCGAACTCCTGCCCGACATGTTCGAAAAGTCCCTGCCAGTCGAGCACGCCGGTGCGGTCGAACAGCAAAAACGCGCCGAGCACGAGGCCGATATCGCCGACGACGTTGACGACGAAAGCTTCCGCACCGGCGGCGGTCGCCGTGCGCCGCCGGTACCAGAACGAGATCAGCAGGTAGGAGGCGGCACCAACGAACGCCCAACCGACGATCAGCAACACCAGGTTGCCCGCCAGCACCAGCAGCAGCATCGAGAAGACGAAGAAGTTGAGATAGGCGAAGTAGCGAACGTAACCGCGGTCGGAGCGCATGTAGGCCACCGAGTAGAGGTGGATCAGGAACGACACGCCCGAGACCACCAGGCACATCAACACCGACAGCGGGTCGACGAGGATCTCGAGACCGGCGTCGACGCCGCCGGCGCGGGCGTAGGTGAAAAGCGTGGCGGTGAGCGTTCGCGCCTCCGGTTCGCGGTCGAGGAGCGCGAAGAGCGTGCCGACGCTGGCGAGGAAGCTCGCGAAGATCGCGGCCGTCGCCACCGCACCGGCGCTTGCACCCCGCCAGCGCGGCCAGCCGGCGGCGAGCACGAGCGTGCCGGCAAGCGGGAAGGCGAGCACCAGCCACGCCCAGCTCGTCGCGCTCATCCGCGCAACCCCCGCAGCTCGTCGACGTCGATCGGCAGCCGCAGCCGGTGCATCGCGACGACGATGCCGAGACCGACCACCACCTCGCAGGCAGCGATCACCATCACCACGAGCGCGAACACCTGGCCGGCCCCGTCACCCCACATGCGGGCGAAGCCGAGCAGCGCGAGATTGCCGGCGTTGAGCATCAGCTCGAGGCACAGCAGCACCACGAGCGGGTTGCGGCGCACCAGCACACCGCTGGCACCGACGGCGAAAAGCAGCGCCGCGAGCGTGAGGTACCAGGCGATGCTCACTCTGGACCTCCCCGCCTACCAGCCACCGCGCACCCCCGCGCGAACCGGCAACGCCGCCGCCGAGAGCGGCTCGACCAGCGCCGGTTCCGAAGCGAGCTCGGCCTCGAGATCCTCGAGGCCACGGCGCCGCCGGGCGAGCACCACCGCCCCGACAGCAGCGGCGAGGAGCAGCAAGCTGACAGCCTCGAACGGCAACAGGAAGCGCTCAAGCAGAAGCTCGCCGACCGCGCCCGGGCTGCCGAACCCCGGTCCGCCGCTGCCATCGCTGTCGAGCGCCGCGAGGCCCGACCCGGCGACAGCGATCGCGAGCTCCACGAACAGGGCGAGCGCGAAGAGCGGGCCGAACGTCGCCACGAGGGGCGACCGCTGGTCGCCGAGCTTCTCCTCGTCGCCGCCTACGTAGGCGACGACGAACAGGTACATCACCATCACCGCGCCGGCGTAGACCACCACCTGCGCGGCGGCGATGAACTCGGCGCGCAACAGCAGGAACAACACCGCAAGCGCGATCAGGTGCACGACGAGGTTGAGGACGCTGTAGAAGGGGTTGCGCGCGGCGACGACACCGAAAGCACCGGCGAGCGCGACGCAGGCAGCCAGGAAGAACAACATCTGCTCGGCAAACATCGCTCTTACTCCCCCTCGCGGCGCAGCGGTGTGTGCTCGGGCGGATCGGCGAGCAGCATCTCCTTCGTGAAGATCAGGTCCGAGCGGCTGTAGTCGGCCAGCTCGTAGTCGTTGCCCATCGTGATCGCGTCGAACGGGCAAGCGAGCTCGCAGTAGCCGCAGAAGATGCAGCGCGTCATGTTGATCTCGTAGACCGCGGCGTAGCGCTCGCCGGCCGACACCGGATTGTCCGGGTCGTTCTCGGCGGCGACGACGCGGATGCACTCCGCCGGGCAGGCAGCCGCGCAGAGCGAGCAGCCAACGCACTTCTCGAGCCCCGTGTCCTCGAAGCGGTGCAGTTTGTGGCGGCCGCGGAAACGCGGG
This genomic window contains:
- a CDS encoding diguanylate cyclase, which encodes MRRSKSGFDGGRELALGWRGGAVRLGALRRLDPTTPSAALLVLVLLATVWLLHLLSGIGVDWLDPVRRPLHLGVYLGSASLIAWKAWRDPRERFAWSVFATSIALGATGWFVYWTFVVDDRPIPYPSVADALWLAVYALNIVAVAALRVSRDVSPLTPAMVVRAIAALALVWSAAIAVFYEPFGAATGASGSALATNFAYLVGDVTVVVLVLSAFALARWRPGPVWLLIGCAYTLRLVADVFWLYKASVGTWAGGGVVDSLWVAGPILVASAAWLSSFVRPPLVASPRVRARSAASIFAGAVVVSVASVAADLPRAAEVLAEAAVAASGVALALAVREASFGMRTRLEVRSSELDALTGLPTHSSFQQRLVELETQSARRHFSLLMCDVIGLGAINAELGYQEGDRHLRAIGAALRRACGIDAEPYRIGGDQFAVLVPDAGVWQGLVVAERVLAAAEDSTGSRSGVLSVGVAERLTGVGRDELIRRARAALDAARRARRRIVAWAPGVEHYGTDEAVAAGAGGSMTTALSTALARAVDAKDSYTRSHCETVASLCVLVATELGFDAERIAKLRIAGLLHDVGKIGIPDAILHKPGPLTDEEYEVMKQHPVIGRMIVSGAGLEEEALWIYHHHERIDGRGYPAGLAGDEIPIESRIILVADAFEAMTSDRPYRRGRPAVLALEELRRHAGTQFDSSCVEALATIVERGSLPAAA
- a CDS encoding NADH-quinone oxidoreductase subunit N, giving the protein MNTLRVSTLRSSTAGAFALVASLALPASASAAAVDGRFQAPDVDYGALAPLFAASGGALAVLVVGLLAGKFVRRVVVPTATAAGALAVIVATVAGWQPGRASATLAGTLVVDAPTLAVALVAAVAALVAVALAVAGGRVASGRAWRSAGPAEWSALLLVSVAGMIMLAGATSLVTLFVGVELLSIPLYVLCASDLRRRSSLEAGLKYLIVGSVGSATLLFGLALIYGATGATTFDAIAGAIGSRVTTSDALLLTGLGLALVGLAFKASVAPFHQWTPDVYQGAPTAVTAFMAVATKAAALVALVRLLGTALPSLDDVWVPALATLAVVTTVIGNVGALGQRSLKRMLAWSGVGQAGYMLVAVAAGGRSGVEALVFYLAAYALMNLAAFAVVAYREERGGLGDDIETLRGLGRERPAVAWAMTLSMLALAGFPGTVGFLGKFTLIDAAVEGGVTWLGIVIVVGSMISLGYYLRVVAAIWMLREATKPTVGTAGSPAAVAPAAGGSPEADSAGRRLAAILAVALAAAVVAAFAWPDPLFEIARDAGSALVLPR
- a CDS encoding complex I subunit 4 family protein, with product MGIPLWIAIALPAAGGLVAASIGGKTGRLVALASALATAVLALLYFFDYPLGSGELRYVTDARWIPELGIHFRIGLDGLALALFTMTAVVWVPATAWAALHPHERERQFLFLLGLGESAVLGAFAAQDLALFVVFFDLMLVPFYLLIGTWGSGDRVRATTLFVIYTLVGSLLMLAAAIALGVLATPDGATVSFSLADLAQRPLPASDQKWIFALFALAFLIKAPAFPLHAWAPAAYRAAPWPVAALLSAVLSKVGVYGFLRLALPLLPDGVDAFQTVVVVIAVVSILYGSLLALVQDNIRLVAVYSSIAQLGFITLGIFSLDPKGAQGAVFQMVNHGLVSVPLFLLLAALSARAGGSESLRELGGMALRAPVLATVFLVVALANLAMPGTPNFVGELFVLFGALDNVAVAGFVASLGVALAAAYTLRLFQRTMHNPPGSAAAPRELARLELAAVAPLVAVIVALGVYPQALLGRAERSSARPVAIVADHTDPSAEVARR
- the nuoL gene encoding NADH-quinone oxidoreductase subunit L, with amino-acid sequence MSATSWAWLVLAFPLAGTLVLAAGWPRWRGASAGAVATAAIFASFLASVGTLFALLDREPEARTLTATLFTYARAGGVDAGLEILVDPLSVLMCLVVSGVSFLIHLYSVAYMRSDRGYVRYFAYLNFFVFSMLLLVLAGNLVLLIVGWAFVGAASYLLISFWYRRRTATAAGAEAFVVNVVGDIGLVLGAFLLFDRTGVLDWQGLFEHVGQEFARNDGTLVAACLLLLVGAFAKSAQLPLHTWLPKAMEGPTPVSALIHAATMVTAGVYLIARAHPLFELAPTAADVAAVVGTLTLLVAASIALVATDLKRIVAYSTMSQIGYMTLGVSVAAYGAGLFHLVTHAFFKALLFMAAGSVIAAMSGLQDIDRMGGLRRALPFTYACFLAGAVALAGIPLTSGFFSKDAILSFALERGGGYAVLAIVGYGAALLTAIYAFRAVFRVFHGEPVPEARALERGEIVHHEPANPLTGEREDTDVGFPGPEHHIAERSPAMKAAMAPLLVLSLAAGVLQVPGLTHVVDTFLEPTFHDSPLAAARPSVGAEWAGLLAGAVVALVGVWTARWLWLARPELPAALRSRFGGLHRTLSEGWYFDRAYDLLFVRGATAFARALRRGVERPVAEETLVGGPVSLVRAGSALARAMQTGFVRAYAFGVVAGVAIALVWFLARAA
- the nuoK gene encoding NADH-quinone oxidoreductase subunit NuoK produces the protein MSIAWYLTLAALLFAVGASGVLVRRNPLVVLLCLELMLNAGNLALLGFARMWGDGAGQVFALVVMVIAACEVVVGLGIVVAMHRLRLPIDVDELRGLRG
- a CDS encoding NADH-quinone oxidoreductase subunit J family protein gives rise to the protein MFAEQMLFFLAACVALAGAFGVVAARNPFYSVLNLVVHLIALAVLFLLLRAEFIAAAQVVVYAGAVMVMYLFVVAYVGGDEEKLGDQRSPLVATFGPLFALALFVELAIAVAGSGLAALDSDGSGGPGFGSPGAVGELLLERFLLPFEAVSLLLLAAAVGAVVLARRRRGLEDLEAELASEPALVEPLSAAALPVRAGVRGGW
- the nuoI gene encoding NADH-quinone oxidoreductase subunit NuoI, with amino-acid sequence MPYPPTDDVIEVQRGPEPGGLGGAWRVFAATLRGLRTTLARVAEGPVTLQYPEQKTPVYPRFRGRHKLHRFEDTGLEKCVGCSLCAAACPAECIRVVAAENDPDNPVSAGERYAAVYEINMTRCIFCGYCELACPFDAITMGNDYELADYSRSDLIFTKEMLLADPPEHTPLRREGE